The sequence CGAAATACTCTTTTATTGAATTAAACCACTTTGCGGGCTGTTTGTTACAGCAGTTTGCCTACCCTGACTGTGAAGTTGGATTATTTGTCAGGGAATAttcattcctttccctctcccaccaTGGGTGGGATATCCTTCCCTACTCCATTAATGATGAGTTTGGCCAATGGGATGTTAACAGACATGCAGTGACACAACATGCTTTTATACCCACTTCAAAACTTCTACACTCTTTTGTGTTATAGCCTTCTTGCTGTTTTACCATCCCCTGAGAAGAACCAGCTCCAGCTAGATCCTGGTCCAGAGGGTGAGACCCCTGAGAAGCAGACAAGGCTCCAACCAGCTGGCAGCCACACCCAGCCTAGCCCAACCCAGCAGCAGACGAATGAGCAAGAGTAAATGATCATTGTTTTAAGCTGAgttttgtggtagtttgttacacagcaggGCATGGCAATAGTTGACTGATAAACTAACAAAGTGTGAGTGTGGCTTTCTAACAGGGCTGCCATAAGCTTCCACGTATCCCtgttctttatctcatttaaactttattttacacaggaagaaactgaggtgcagaaaggcacttgcccaaggtcacacaaggaGTTTGGCATATCAAACACATACGcctaaatttatttccttttccaaatacACTGAGGGAATGTGAGAAAGCAGAAAAGTGAGGAAGGTATCAGACAGAATTTAGGATGTTTCCGccaaatgccattttaaaagaGGTTGGCAATTCTCTTCGACACTTGAATAAAAGAAAGTTCAGggcaaataaaacaataaccaGCTACATcccttgtttgttaatttattgaccTTAGTATCTAAAGATGTTGCACAGGCTGAAAATACAACTTTTCTAAGAAAGATTTGAATAATTACATGTGTGGTAACTCAGGACATGGTTTCTCCATAACAGATAACTAACTGGTCAGTAGCCATAAGGAACCAGGACAACAGGCTGTATCTGCACGTCCCAGCCCTCTCAAGGCCCCTGTGTCTCAAATCTCCTTGTTCATCACAACAGTGTAGAATTTTCACATGCTACTCCCTCCCTAACCCTATAAGTAGCACCAAGGCTGGAGGCAGGGTGCAGTGTTGCTGGCACCCATCCACGCCATCAATGAGTAACAAAGGTCATGTCCACATCTGCTGGTACTcctggtgttttttttctcaaGTATCATGAGTACAAGTGCAGCTCCCCCATTTAGTGCTCCTGCGTTACATTGCATTTTACCGCTCCTATAATgggttaataaataaaaaaaaaaaaaagaacatttgtaGGGTTATCTTCAAGGTTAACttcaaaaaggaaaacagcaCCCTCAGCCACAGTGTTCCTAGGAGCCCTGAGAAGGAACACCAGGAGCGAGCCCTCTGGGACAACTCGCTCCCCTGACTGCCCAGTGTTTGCCACAAGCATTTAAGGAGAATCCGCCCAGACTTCTGCAGGAGCTGCCCAGCTCAGGGAAGGAAGACGATGAGAAGACAACGGGCCTCCAATCTGAGCAAAGAGCAGTGCAATGAATGTCATGCATGTCTCGGCCCCCTCCCTCCACGCCCCCATCCCAAGTCTCTCCATCTCTAGGACCCACTGCTCGGATTCTTTGTGCAAGACCACTCAAGAGCTCAGTCAccggaaagagagaaaaagggcaGAGGGGGGCTTGTGGTGGGGCAAAGGCAAGAGACACGGGGCTGCacaagggtggggtgggtgtcTCCTGAGAGCAGGAACTGCTGTAGAGCGCTTGTGCACGCCCTCCCACCcacaactacacacacacacaccctcccccgcAGGCCCCCCACGTTCCTTCTGAGGGTGAGCAGCAAATTCCCTGAGAGGCAGTGCAGCCCCAAAAGAAAACCGAGGGCCCAACGACCACTCTGGCGGTGCCTGCGGCCTCCAAAACAACGGCACGGGGCCCTGGTGGGGGTACTGGGCCAGAGGCTCCGGGAGCAAACGCCGTGGGTACCGGAAGAGCCGCGCCCAGCCTAGCAGAGAGCCCGCAGAGGGCGCGGCGCGGCGGGAAGCGTGCAGTCCACGCAGCGCCCGCCCCGGACTGCGGGCACCGCCCCTGCTGCGGCGAacgaggggcggggctgggcgcgGCGTATATAAGGCGAGGGCTCGGCGCCGCTCTTTTGTCTCTTGCTGCAGCGACGCGAGTAGGACCAAGGATCTCGTTTCGGCTGCCAAGGCCAAGGTGAGCGCTGCGCTGGGCGGGGGACCCCTCTGGGTGGGGCCGGAGCCGGCCCCGGGCGGGTGCGCCGAGGCGGCCCACGCGCGCTTCCCCGACGGGACTCCGGACCGGCTGACCCCGCCCTGGGGCTGCGGTGAGAGTGCGGGCGCGCCGGGATCCTTGGCTTCTGGGCGGCCGGGAATGCCCCGCGGGATCGCTCCTTGGGGAAGCGCGAGCGGGAACCGCGGAGGGGAACGCTGGCCTCCAGCTCCCGGCCAACCTCCTCGCATTACCCACTAggattgttttaagaaaatggcAGACAAACCGGACATGGGGGAAATCGCCAGCTTCGATAAGGCCAAGCTGAAGAAGACGGAGACGCAGGAGAAGAACACCCTGCCGACCAAAGAGAGTAAGTGATCCCCCGCCTCTGGATCCGcgggctgcagcccagcccccaccccgtggATGCCTCGTCTTTGGGCCTCCTCGGGTCTCCTTTCTGTTACACAAAGCGTCTGTCTCCCCAGCTCCAAGCCTCTTTCCTAATCCCAGACTTCGTGGGTCCTCGCCCACACCAGATTTGGAAGGCCCTCGGTTTGGGAGGAGGTGTTTTACAAGGTATCCTCAACCCCCAGTGCCCACTTTCTGCTTTCCACAGCCATTGAGCAGGAGAAGCGGAGTGAAATTTCTTAACCTGGAGGATTCCCCACCCCCGGCATCTTTGGGACCCCAGTCGTGATGTGGAGAAAAAGCTACCTGCAAAATGGACACGAGCGACAAACTGCACTGTGAACCCAGACATTCCGCGCCCATGCCATCGGCCGTGGGTCTCTGAGGGGACCCCTCCCCATTCGAACTGCCAAATTTTCCGGTTTGCCCTGGGatattgtagaaaaatatttgtatggttaataaaaataaaacatgcctCGTGGCATGGCTGGTGTGGTGTGAGTCTTCGTTGGGGATGCGTGGGCAGAGCCGCTGCAGCAAAGCCCCAGGGGCGGAAGTTCCTGCTTCGGGGGAGGGGACCACAGATGGGCTGATTTGGCGggaccatttttagtttttgcttcacCTGCCTCTCCATAAGATTTCACGAGCATTACCTGCGTAGCTTTTGCTCCTAATGCAATCCATGTAAAATTTAACTCCACTTTTATCATTCATAGGAGCCGTTTGGGACATGCTTTTCAGAAGAGCAGTGTTTTTGATAGGCTTTTATGTCCCGCAGTTTCCCTCTGGCCTCAAAGCTGACTCACACTAGAGAGAACAGTTCATTAGTCTGAGGAGAGGTGGGGAAAAGACTAAATCTAGAATGCGAGGTCACAATGTCTCCAAGAGGCTTTCTACGGGAACTTACGGAGGATGCGTTAGAACAAAAAGGCGGGATCCAGGGGAGTAAGAGCAGGCATATCAGAATTAGCGTAACCAAATATCAGAGGAGCTGTCATGGGGAGCCTAGCTTTTCAGCTTGGCTCGGAACCTTCCGCAAAAGGGCTAGCTATTAGAGGAAGTGCAGGCTGGGCCACGTCCTGTGCTGTGATGAGCAGGAAGGATGGAAATGAGGGAGGGTCGGCCCTAGCAGTACAGCCACACTGGGTCACGTCCTCTGGAACTGAGGGGAAGAGGAGCGGCCAGCGCAAAGGCGCCTTGCTGAGGGGCGGGGGGTGTGCCTGGGGCTACAGAGCATAGTGGAACAGAACAATCAGGCTTCTGATTCCTGgggtggactttttttttccctaaaggagGGGGGAACGTTACTTAGTGTTTTGTCACACATTTTTGTCTGACCACAAGAGGCTGGATGCTGGGTGAAGGTAATTCAAATGAGGTGCAATCTGAAATCAGTGGGTGAGACGGGCAGCTGCTGCAGATCAGAGTCTGGGGACGCCTAGGCTGCAGGAGCCACCACCTGTTTTGCATAAAGGGATAACTTGACAGACACCTGTGTGCTTTGGAGGGTGAACGGTGGGACTGGGGAGGAGAAGTGAGGAAGGGAAACACATTAGGATGCCACCAGGAGAGGGACACTAACCTTTCCTGAGTGTCTACTAtt is a genomic window of Phyllostomus discolor isolate MPI-MPIP mPhyDis1 chromosome 6, mPhyDis1.pri.v3, whole genome shotgun sequence containing:
- the TMSB10 gene encoding thymosin beta-10; this translates as MADKPDMGEIASFDKAKLKKTETQEKNTLPTKETIEQEKRSEIS